The following proteins are encoded in a genomic region of Anolis carolinensis isolate JA03-04 unplaced genomic scaffold, rAnoCar3.1.pri scaffold_12, whole genome shotgun sequence:
- the mtmr8 gene encoding myotubularin-related protein 8: MEHISTPKVENVKLLDRYTNRKPANGTLYLTATHLIYVDALAEVRKETWILHHHIASVEKLPLTASGCPLLIRCKNFRTAHFVVGQERDCHEVYVSLLKLSQPVKPEELYAFSYNPKMPKDNREAGWKLIDVKVDYQRMGIPNDYWEITDFNKDYEVCSTYSPHLALPKAATKGTVLASAKFRSRGRIPVLSYFHKENNAAICRCSQPLSGFNARCPEDEQLLQAIGEANPGSPFMYVVDTRPKLNAIANRAAGKGYENVDNYDNIRFKFIGIENIHVMRSSLQKLLEVCETKSPSMSDFLTGLENSGWLRHIKAVMDAGVFLAKAVKEEKASVLVHCSDGWDRTAQVCSVACLLLDPFYRTFKGFMFLIEKEWIAMGHKFSHRCGHLDGDPKEVSPVFTQFVECTWQLMQQFPCAFAFNERFLFEIHDHVFSCQFGNFLGTCHKEREDLKIFEKTHSLWPFLLQRKQEFRNPLYKGFAAYKELRPNTFPYSFQFWCGLYNRFDKGMHPKQCVLDHLLGCIRQRLELEDAAAELEEKLPLADGLPLEETSTLSKLTTASTGCSKSPMVNTPQDYGESPPLILANGSLARKEREGPDCLPKSQEGLANPLGVLESELVAANGSAQLDAPALNLQDH; the protein is encoded by the exons GTAGAAAATGTCAAATTGCTCGATCGCTACACCAACCGGAAGCCGGCAAATGGAACTTTATACCTGACGGCGACTCACCTGATTTACGTCGACGCTTTGGCCGAAGTCCGGAAGGAGACCTGG ATTCTTCACCACCACATTGCGTCCGTAGAGAAATTGCCGCTGACCGCCTCGGGGTGCCCGCTGCTGATCCGTTGCAAGAACTTCCGCACGGCACACTTTGTCGTTGGGCAAGAGCGGGACTGCCATGAAGTCTACGTCTCCTTGCTCAAGCTCTCCCAGCCAG TGAAACCCGAAGAGCTGTATGCCTTCTCTTACAATCCCAAAATGCCCAAAGACAACCGGGAAGCCGGCTGGAAGTTGATTGACGTCAAAGTGGATTACCAGAGGATGGGGATCCCCAACGACTACTGGGAAATTACCGACTTCAACAAAGACTATGAG GTCTGCAGTACGTACTCCCCGCATCTCGCCTTGCCCAAAGCGGCTACCAAGGGGACGGTGCTGGCCAGCGCAAAGTTTCGGAGCCGAGGTCGGATCCCAGTGCTTTCCTACTTCCACAAAGAGAATAAT GCCGCCATCTGCCGCTGCAGCCAGCCCTTGTCCGGCTTCAATGCTCGCTGTCCGGAGGACGAACAACTCTTGCAGGCCATTGGCGAGGCAAACCCAGGAAGCCCCTTCATGTATGTCGTAGACACGAGGCCAAAG TTGAATGCCATAGCCAACCGAGCGGCCGGGAAGGGCTACGAAAACGTGGACAATTACGACAACATCCGCTTTAAGTTCATCGGCATCGAaaacatccatgtgatgaggagcAGCCTGCAGAAGCTGTTGGAAG TGTGCGAGACAAAGTCTCCTTCCATGAGCGACTTCCTGACGGGGCTGGAGAACTCCGGCTGGCTGCGGCACATCAAAGCCGTGATGGATGCCGGCGTCTTCCTCGCCAAG GCCGTGAAAGAGGAGAAAGCCAGCGTCTTAGTCCATTGCTCTGACGGCTGGGACCGCACGGCCCAAGTCTGCTCTGTTGCCTGTCTCCTTCTGGACCCCTTTTATCGGACATTCAAAGGATTCATG TTCCTGATAGAAAAGGAGTGGATTGCCATGGGCCACAAATTCTCACACAG GTGCGGCCACCTGGACGGCGACCCCAAGGAGGTCTCCCCAGTCTTCACGCAGTTTGTCGAATGCACCTGGCAGCTGATGCAGCAGTTCCCCTGCGCCTTCGCCTTCAACGAGCGCTTCCTCTTCGAGATCCACGACCACGTCTTTTCCTGCCAATTTGGCAACTTCCTGGGCACCTGCCACAAGGAACGGGAGGATCTGAA AATCTTTGAGAAGACTCATTCCTTGTGGCCGTTCCTCCTGCAGAGGAAGCAAGAGTTCAGGAATCCACTCTATAAGGGATTCGCCGCTTACAAGGAACTTCGGCCCAACACTTTCCCATACAGTTTCCA GTTCTGGTGTGGCCTGTATAACCGGTTTGACAAAGGGATGCACCCAAAGCAGTGTGTCTTGGACCACCTCCTGGGCTGCATCCGCCAGAGACTGGAGTTGGAAGATGCTGCAGCAGAGCTGGAGGAG AAGCTTCCTCTCGCCGACGGTCTGCCCTTAGAGGAGACGTCCACCTTATCCAAACTGACCACTGCCTCGACCGGTTGCTCCAAATCCCCGATGGTCAACACTCCCCAGGACTATGGGGAAAGCCCTCCTCTGATCCTGGCCAACGGCAGCTTGgccaggaaggaaagagagggacCGGACTGCCTGCCCAAGAGCCAAGAGGGCCTTGCGAATCCCCTCGGCGTTTTGGAGAGCGAGCTCGTGGCCGCCAATGGCTCTGCGCAACTTGATGCTCCAGCACTGAATCTCCAGGACCATTGA